A genomic region of Sulfobacillus acidophilus DSM 10332 contains the following coding sequences:
- a CDS encoding osmosensitive K+ channel signal transduction histidine kinase, sensor subunit KdpD (PFAM: Osmosensitive K+ channel His kinase sensor domain; Universal stress protein family~COGs: COG2205 Osmosensitive K+ channel histidine kinase~InterPro IPR003852:IPR006016~KEGG: aac:Aaci_0254 osmosensitive K channel His kinase sensor~PFAM: Signal transduction histidine kinase, osmosensitive K+ channel sensor, N-terminal; UspA~SPTR: Osmosensitive K channel His kinase sensor): MPNEGWGRLTIYVGAAPGVGKTYKMLQDANDWLARGVDVVAGFIETHGRRETADQIGRLEVLPRKRINYQGHTYEELDTDAVIRRRPAVVLIDELAHSNVPGSRHAKRYEDIEDILRAGIDVVTTVNIQHLESLQDKVEHITGVKVRERVPDRIMDLADEIKLIDVTPQTLQERLMNGQIYAPDKIEAALSHFFQPGKLSALRELALLEVADDVDQRLGSAEVVHPERILVCVNYRPHSEKLIRRGWRIADRLKAELYVLVVVTEPLSPDEQRDLERIRDLSRQFRATFILRSADQRNVGPVIVEVAESLRVSQIVIGQPQNARNGPLGWTSPNPIDYVLRHAEFMDLHVVSSTRESSAN; encoded by the coding sequence ATGCCCAATGAGGGCTGGGGACGTCTGACGATTTACGTGGGGGCGGCGCCCGGGGTCGGCAAGACCTATAAAATGCTGCAAGACGCCAATGACTGGCTGGCTCGCGGTGTGGATGTGGTGGCGGGATTCATTGAAACCCATGGGCGGCGGGAAACGGCCGATCAGATCGGGCGCTTGGAGGTATTACCGCGAAAACGGATCAACTACCAAGGGCACACCTATGAAGAGTTGGATACCGATGCCGTCATTCGCCGCCGGCCGGCGGTGGTCTTGATTGACGAGCTGGCCCATTCGAATGTACCGGGTAGCCGTCACGCGAAACGCTATGAAGATATTGAGGATATCTTGCGGGCGGGCATTGATGTGGTCACGACGGTCAATATTCAACACTTGGAAAGCTTACAAGATAAAGTGGAGCATATTACCGGGGTGAAGGTTCGAGAACGCGTACCGGATCGGATTATGGATTTGGCCGATGAAATCAAGCTCATCGATGTGACGCCGCAGACGCTGCAAGAACGGTTGATGAATGGGCAAATTTATGCGCCGGATAAAATTGAGGCGGCGTTAAGCCATTTCTTTCAACCCGGGAAGTTATCCGCCTTGCGGGAACTGGCCTTGTTGGAGGTAGCGGATGATGTCGATCAGCGGCTCGGGTCGGCGGAGGTGGTGCATCCCGAGCGGATTTTGGTTTGTGTCAATTATCGACCCCATTCCGAAAAACTTATTCGGCGGGGCTGGCGCATTGCCGATCGGCTAAAAGCCGAACTTTACGTATTGGTGGTCGTGACCGAACCGTTGAGTCCGGACGAGCAACGCGATTTGGAAAGGATCCGGGATTTAAGTCGACAGTTTCGGGCGACGTTCATTTTACGGTCGGCGGATCAGCGCAATGTAGGGCCGGTCATTGTCGAGGTGGCCGAATCTTTGCGGGTTTCACAAATTGTCATCGGGCAGCCACAAAACGCCCGCAACGGTCCGTTGGGTTGGACGTCTCCGAACCCCATCGATTATGTGTTACGGCATGCGGAATTTATGGATTTACACGTGGTTTCCAGCACACGGGAATCTTCGGCCAATTAG
- a CDS encoding Dihydrolipoyllysine-residue acetyltransferase (PFAM: 2-oxoacid dehydrogenases acyltransferase (catalytic domain); e3 binding domain; Biotin-requiring enzyme~COGs: COG0508 Pyruvate/2-oxoglutarate dehydrogenase complex dihydrolipoamide acyltransferase (E2) protein~InterPro IPR000089:IPR004167:IPR001078~KEGG: bts:Btus_0617 catalytic domain of components of various dehydrogenase complexes~PFAM: 2-oxoacid dehydrogenase acyltransferase, catalytic domain; Biotin/lipoyl attachment; E3 binding~PRIAM: Dihydrolipoyllysine-residue acetyltransferase~SPTR: Catalytic domain of components of various dehydrogenase complexes): protein MRYEWKLPDVGEGIHEAEIVRWHVKPGDVVAQDQTILEIQTDKAVVDIPSPVAGTVTDIRVPEGEVVRVGTVLIVFESEAASPVIEAASSAVPPSPPVAPPTAEDRPHSSSATGRRALATPAVRKLARDLGVDIQGIRGSGPNGRVMAEDVRQAATARTPAAPPAAPVSEPVASLDEIERVPLRGTRRVIAEHMVRSKFTAPHVTTMDEVEVSQLVSWRRQMLPIAQQQGIKLTYLPFIIKATVAALKKFPYLNASLDDERREILLKKRYHIGLAVDDPEGLLVPVIRDADQKSLLELAREIQTLTEKAHAHQLAPQELAGSTFTITNYGSFGGLFATPVINYPEVAILGTGRIQKKAWVDESDQIQVRPLMGIILTFDHRVIDGGMAGRFLNQVMQYLHEPHSLFLEMN, encoded by the coding sequence ATGCGCTACGAGTGGAAATTGCCTGATGTCGGGGAAGGTATTCATGAGGCGGAAATCGTACGGTGGCACGTCAAACCGGGAGATGTGGTCGCTCAAGACCAAACCATTTTAGAAATTCAAACGGATAAAGCGGTGGTCGATATTCCCTCGCCCGTTGCCGGGACGGTGACCGACATTCGGGTGCCGGAAGGGGAGGTGGTGCGGGTGGGGACCGTCCTCATCGTATTTGAAAGTGAAGCGGCGAGCCCCGTGATCGAGGCGGCCTCATCCGCCGTGCCGCCCTCACCCCCGGTGGCTCCTCCAACCGCCGAGGATAGGCCCCACTCGTCCTCGGCAACCGGAAGGCGCGCGTTAGCCACCCCCGCCGTCCGCAAACTGGCACGAGACCTGGGGGTAGACATTCAGGGCATCCGCGGTAGCGGGCCCAACGGCCGGGTTATGGCCGAGGACGTTCGCCAGGCGGCGACCGCCCGGACACCGGCTGCGCCGCCGGCCGCCCCAGTCTCGGAGCCGGTCGCAAGCCTCGACGAGATAGAACGGGTGCCACTTCGGGGGACGCGGCGGGTCATTGCCGAACATATGGTGCGTTCGAAGTTTACGGCTCCCCATGTGACAACCATGGATGAAGTCGAGGTGTCTCAACTTGTTTCGTGGCGCCGGCAAATGCTGCCGATAGCCCAGCAACAGGGGATTAAATTGACGTATTTGCCGTTCATTATTAAGGCAACCGTCGCGGCGTTGAAGAAGTTTCCCTATTTAAATGCCAGTTTAGACGATGAGCGGCGGGAGATCTTGCTCAAAAAACGCTACCATATCGGACTCGCGGTAGATGATCCGGAAGGGCTTTTGGTGCCGGTTATTCGGGACGCCGATCAGAAAAGTCTGTTGGAGTTGGCCCGGGAGATTCAAACCTTGACGGAAAAGGCCCATGCGCATCAGTTGGCGCCGCAAGAGCTCGCGGGCAGTACCTTTACGATTACCAATTACGGGTCGTTTGGCGGTTTATTTGCCACCCCGGTGATTAACTATCCGGAAGTGGCGATTTTAGGCACCGGTCGTATTCAAAAAAAGGCGTGGGTCGACGAGTCCGACCAGATTCAGGTGCGGCCGCTCATGGGGATTATTTTGACCTTCGATCACCGGGTGATTGACGGCGGGATGGCGGGCCGTTTTCTGAATCAAGTGATGCAATACTTACACGAACCCCACAGCTTGTTTTTGGAGATGAATTAG
- a CDS encoding Pyruvate dehydrogenase (acetyl-transferring) (PFAM: Dehydrogenase E1 component~TIGRFAM: pyruvate dehydrogenase E1 component, alpha subunit~COGs: COG1071 Pyruvate/2-oxoglutarate dehydrogenase complex dehydrogenase (E1) component eukaryotic type alpha subunit~InterPro IPR001017~KEGG: afo:Afer_0823 pyruvate dehydrogenase (acetyl-transferring) E1 component, alpha subunit~PFAM: Dehydrogenase, E1 component~PRIAM: Pyruvate dehydrogenase (acetyl-transferring)~SPTR: Pyruvate dehydrogenase (Acetyl-transferring) E1 component, alpha subunit): MPIDMAAEFPLRQVVNPEGELVGDRQTVSDDQIRQFLRQLVLLRTLDQRAWNLQRQGRIGTYAPFSGHEAIQVASGLVLEPGDWVAASYRDWALLATLGVPLSYPLLNAMGHPVSGKIPEPITALPVQVVIAAQILHAVGLAWAQKLRQTGKIAATFFGDGATSQGDFHEALNLAAVKAVPAVFVCENNQWAISVPLRRQTHSETIAQKALAYGMRGVRVDGNDMLAMYLTMKEVVTTVRQAKEPVLVEAVTYRLGAHTTSDDPTRYRPSAEEQAWIAGEPVTRLKKFALKAGLVTESDIAAMESDAKELVEQAVREAEGYAPPDPAEAIFDHVYATKPFGLAQQREAFRHRLQEGGQHG, translated from the coding sequence ATGCCTATCGATATGGCTGCCGAGTTTCCCTTGCGCCAAGTCGTCAATCCTGAGGGCGAACTGGTGGGGGACCGTCAAACTGTCAGTGACGATCAAATTCGGCAGTTTTTACGGCAGTTGGTGCTCTTGCGAACGTTAGACCAACGGGCCTGGAATCTCCAACGACAAGGGCGGATCGGGACTTATGCACCGTTTAGCGGCCATGAGGCGATTCAGGTGGCGAGCGGACTGGTATTGGAACCGGGTGACTGGGTGGCCGCAAGCTACCGCGACTGGGCCTTATTAGCGACTTTGGGGGTGCCGTTATCCTATCCCTTGTTGAATGCGATGGGACACCCTGTCAGCGGAAAGATACCGGAGCCTATCACCGCGTTACCGGTGCAGGTCGTCATTGCGGCCCAAATTTTGCACGCGGTGGGCTTGGCTTGGGCCCAAAAGTTACGTCAAACCGGCAAGATCGCGGCGACGTTTTTTGGGGACGGCGCGACGTCCCAAGGAGATTTTCATGAAGCGTTAAATTTAGCGGCAGTGAAGGCCGTGCCGGCGGTTTTTGTGTGTGAAAACAATCAATGGGCCATTAGTGTGCCGTTACGACGTCAAACGCACTCCGAGACGATCGCTCAAAAAGCCCTGGCATACGGGATGCGGGGCGTTCGAGTCGACGGTAACGACATGTTGGCCATGTATTTGACGATGAAAGAAGTCGTCACGACGGTGCGTCAGGCGAAAGAGCCGGTATTGGTCGAAGCGGTGACCTACCGCCTAGGCGCCCACACGACCTCGGACGACCCCACCCGCTATCGGCCGAGCGCAGAGGAACAAGCCTGGATTGCCGGGGAACCGGTTACCCGGTTGAAAAAGTTTGCGCTAAAAGCGGGCTTGGTTACCGAAAGCGATATCGCGGCGATGGAATCGGATGCCAAAGAGCTGGTCGAACAGGCGGTGCGGGAAGCGGAAGGGTATGCGCCGCCGGATCCGGCGGAGGCGATTTTTGACCACGTTTATGCCACCAAGCCGTTTGGGTTGGCGCAACAACGCGAGGCATTTCGGCATCGACTGCAGGAGGGTGGTCAGCATGGCTAA
- a CDS encoding 3-oxoacyl-(acyl-carrier-protein) reductase (PFAM: short chain dehydrogenase~COGs: COG1028 Dehydrogenase with different specificities (related to short-chain alcohol dehydrogenase)~InterPro IPR002198~KEGG: aac:Aaci_2398 short-chain dehydrogenase/reductase SDR~PFAM: Short-chain dehydrogenase/reductase SDR~PRIAM: 3-oxoacyl-[acyl-carrier-protein] reductase~SPTR: Enoyl-[acyl-carrier-protein] reductase [NADH]) codes for MLLANKTALVTGSSRGIGRASALAFAREGANVVIHYRRQKDEAEQVVAEITRLGQKALLVEAELEDADQVRAMFRDIKEVFGGLDIFMANAAASAFKPMMELKPHHLERTYRLLVQHFVLSVQEAVPLMEGRDGRIITVSGHGAHFTLPRYGNIGSAKAALESLTRYWAYELGPRGITVNAISPGVVETESEKFYMGEQREAFHQSLERATPLKRVGTPEDIADVAVFLASPWARFVTGQVISVDGGLTLTSGPFQEIFGQ; via the coding sequence ATGTTGTTGGCAAATAAAACGGCCTTAGTCACGGGCAGCTCTCGCGGGATCGGGCGAGCCAGTGCGTTGGCCTTTGCCCGCGAGGGCGCCAACGTGGTGATTCATTACCGGCGCCAAAAAGACGAGGCGGAGCAGGTGGTGGCCGAAATTACCCGCCTGGGGCAAAAAGCCTTGTTGGTCGAAGCCGAGTTGGAGGATGCCGACCAGGTGCGGGCGATGTTTCGGGACATCAAAGAGGTGTTTGGCGGGTTGGACATTTTCATGGCCAATGCGGCGGCGTCGGCTTTTAAGCCGATGATGGAGCTGAAGCCTCATCATCTGGAACGCACCTACCGGCTGCTAGTCCAGCACTTTGTGTTGTCGGTGCAAGAAGCCGTGCCGTTGATGGAGGGACGAGACGGGCGGATTATTACGGTGTCGGGACATGGGGCGCATTTCACGTTGCCCCGATACGGTAACATCGGATCGGCGAAAGCGGCACTAGAAAGCTTAACCCGGTATTGGGCGTATGAACTGGGGCCGCGAGGTATTACGGTCAACGCGATTTCTCCCGGGGTGGTCGAGACCGAATCCGAGAAGTTCTATATGGGGGAGCAACGAGAGGCCTTTCACCAATCTCTCGAGCGGGCGACGCCCTTAAAGCGGGTTGGCACGCCTGAAGACATCGCCGATGTGGCCGTCTTTCTCGCGAGTCCCTGGGCTCGGTTTGTGACGGGGCAAGTGATTAGCGTCGATGGGGGACTGACCTTAACATCCGGACCGTTTCAAGAAATTTTTGGACAATAA
- a CDS encoding HAD-superfamily hydrolase, subfamily IA, variant 3 (PFAM: haloacid dehalogenase-like hydrolase~TIGRFAM: haloacid dehalogenase superfamily, subfamily IA, variant 3 with third motif having DD or ED; haloacid dehalogenase superfamily, subfamily IA, variant 1 with third motif having Dx(3-4)D or Dx(3-4)E~COGs: COG0546 phosphatase~InterPro IPR006402:IPR006439:IPR005834~KEGG: gym:GYMC10_3742 HAD-superfamily hydrolase, subfamily IA, variant 1~PFAM: Haloacid dehalogenase-like hydrolase~PRIAM: Inorganic diphosphatase~SPTR: HAD-superfamily hydrolase, subfamily IA, variant 1;~TIGRFAM: HAD-superfamily hydrolase, subfamily IA, variant 3; HAD-superfamily hydrolase, subfamily IA, variant 1) — translation MAEIQAVIFDYDGTLADTVPLVIRCFQAVFEEFRGQTLSDDEVSRMFGPTEDHILQKTMGDQARQAITRYYEHYEGWHREIVKPHPDVAFLLAELARREIPVALVTNKSARSLEISLREFGWDDQFRVVVHGDGMRRPKPDPEGIERAAEELGVSPERAIYLGDNPSDIEAGQRAGTKTGWVRWFRVAAMPLTPDYVFDRPAEVLTIWDGRRHEPHGLG, via the coding sequence ATGGCAGAAATTCAGGCTGTGATTTTTGACTACGATGGAACCTTGGCCGATACGGTGCCTTTGGTCATTCGCTGCTTTCAAGCGGTTTTTGAGGAGTTTCGGGGTCAGACGCTATCCGATGACGAGGTTTCCCGCATGTTCGGCCCCACTGAAGATCATATTTTGCAAAAGACTATGGGCGATCAGGCCCGTCAGGCGATTACCCGGTATTATGAACATTATGAAGGATGGCATCGGGAGATTGTGAAACCCCACCCGGATGTCGCTTTTTTGTTGGCCGAACTGGCCCGACGAGAAATTCCGGTGGCGCTGGTGACGAACAAGTCGGCGCGCAGTCTCGAAATCTCTTTACGTGAATTCGGGTGGGACGATCAATTTCGGGTGGTGGTGCATGGTGATGGCATGCGGCGACCCAAACCGGATCCGGAAGGTATCGAGCGAGCGGCTGAAGAGCTGGGTGTGTCGCCCGAACGGGCGATTTACTTGGGGGATAACCCGAGCGATATCGAAGCCGGTCAACGGGCAGGCACCAAGACCGGTTGGGTCCGATGGTTTCGCGTTGCCGCCATGCCGCTCACGCCGGACTACGTTTTTGACCGCCCGGCGGAGGTGTTGACGATTTGGGACGGGAGACGCCATGAACCCCACGGATTGGGCTAA
- a CDS encoding Pyruvate dehydrogenase (acetyl-transferring) (PFAM: Transketolase, C-terminal domain; Transketolase, pyrimidine binding domain~COGs: COG0022 Pyruvate/2-oxoglutarate dehydrogenase complex dehydrogenase (E1) component eukaryotic type beta subunit~InterPro IPR005475:IPR005476~KEGG: afo:Afer_0824 transketolase central region~PFAM: Transketolase-like, pyrimidine-binding domain; Transketolase, C-terminal~PRIAM: Pyruvate dehydrogenase (acetyl-transferring)~SPTR: Transketolase central region) encodes MAKMTMIQAIHDALQVALATDERTLILGEDVGQNGGVFRATEGLIDQFGAERVDDTPLAESSIVGSAVGLALGGMRPIAEIQFFGFIYETMDQIASQAARIRFRSQGRFHVPLVIRAPFGGGVRTPEIHSDSLEALFTHTPGIKVVIPSRPYDAKGLLLAAIDDPDPVLFLEPMRLYRAFREEVPEGRYTVPLGQARVVSEGNDITLIGWGPTVPVLEEARERAWNDHHISCEVVDLRTLTPLDYPTLVASVEKTGRAIVVHEAVRTGGFGAEVAATLQEMAFLSLEAPILRITGYDTPFPPPLVEDLWLPNASRVLEGIWATMHY; translated from the coding sequence ATGGCTAAAATGACCATGATTCAAGCGATTCATGACGCGTTACAGGTTGCCTTGGCCACCGATGAACGTACGCTCATTCTTGGGGAAGACGTGGGGCAAAATGGCGGGGTTTTTCGGGCCACGGAAGGCCTCATTGATCAATTCGGGGCGGAACGGGTGGACGACACCCCGCTCGCGGAGTCCAGTATTGTCGGCAGCGCCGTCGGGTTGGCGTTGGGCGGTATGCGGCCTATCGCGGAAATCCAGTTTTTTGGATTTATCTATGAGACAATGGATCAAATCGCGTCTCAAGCCGCCCGTATCCGTTTCCGCTCCCAAGGCCGTTTTCACGTTCCTCTTGTGATCCGGGCGCCCTTCGGCGGTGGTGTCCGGACACCGGAAATTCATTCCGATAGTCTAGAAGCCTTATTCACGCATACCCCGGGTATCAAGGTGGTCATTCCGAGCCGCCCCTACGACGCCAAAGGACTCTTGTTAGCGGCGATCGACGATCCCGATCCGGTTCTGTTCTTGGAACCGATGCGACTTTACCGGGCATTTCGGGAAGAGGTGCCGGAAGGCCGTTATACCGTGCCGTTGGGTCAGGCCCGCGTGGTCAGCGAAGGCAATGATATCACGCTCATTGGGTGGGGGCCGACGGTACCGGTTCTGGAAGAAGCCCGGGAGCGTGCCTGGAATGACCATCACATTTCCTGCGAGGTGGTCGATCTCCGCACGTTGACCCCGCTTGACTATCCCACGCTAGTGGCCTCGGTGGAAAAGACCGGGCGGGCGATTGTGGTCCATGAGGCGGTCCGGACGGGCGGGTTCGGCGCGGAAGTGGCGGCGACCCTACAAGAAATGGCTTTTCTGTCCCTTGAGGCGCCTATCTTACGGATAACGGGCTATGATACGCCCTTTCCGCCCCCCTTGGTCGAAGATCTGTGGCTGCCGAATGCGTCGCGGGTTCTGGAGGGCATTTGGGCCACCATGCATTATTAA
- a CDS encoding dihydrolipoamide dehydrogenase (PFAM: Pyridine nucleotide-disulphide oxidoreductase; Pyridine nucleotide-disulphide oxidoreductase, dimerisation domain~TIGRFAM: dihydrolipoamide dehydrogenase~COGs: COG1249 Pyruvate/2-oxoglutarate dehydrogenase complex dihydrolipoamide dehydrogenase (E3)~InterPro IPR006258:IPR013027:IPR004099~KEGG: bts:Btus_0313 dihydrolipoamide dehydrogenase~PFAM: FAD-dependent pyridine nucleotide-disulphide oxidoreductase; Pyridine nucleotide-disulphide oxidoreductase, dimerisation~PRIAM: Dihydrolipoyl dehydrogenase~SPTR: Dihydrolipoyl dehydrogenase;~TIGRFAM: Dihydrolipoamide dehydrogenase) → MVVGEFTESADVLIIGGGPGGYVAAIRAAELGQSVVLVERDAIGGVCLNVGCIPSKALISVADQAHQAHLWAERGVMYQGLSLDVDRIQAFRQQTVDRLTQGVRTLLEGHQVRVIEGEARFLGPHLVRVVSTYESQKIQFEKAIIATGSRPRALAGLPFDGVRVVSSTEALAFSEVPEHLVVVGGGYIGLELGTAWRKLGSQVTILEATPHLLPGFDRELVRPIERRLAQLGVRVMTNARVETARSTDDNVVLTVTRNDGSEVLEADRVLVTVGRVPNTDGLGLSEAGITLDGGGFIPVNERMATKVPHLYAIGDVTPGPMLAHKASHQGLVAAEAIAGLASAFDVTAIPSVIFTDPEIASVGLTADEAKSQGYDPVVGRFPLAANGRALTLQETDGQAVVIADRETGLLLGFHWVGSQASSVIAEGTLALEMGATLEDLALTVHAHPTLSEAWMEAAMVALDRPVHVLRRPRS, encoded by the coding sequence ATGGTAGTCGGGGAGTTTACCGAAAGCGCCGACGTTCTCATCATCGGCGGGGGACCGGGCGGTTACGTAGCCGCCATTCGGGCGGCCGAACTGGGCCAAAGCGTTGTCCTGGTCGAACGGGACGCCATTGGCGGTGTCTGTTTGAATGTGGGGTGCATTCCCTCGAAAGCGTTGATTTCGGTGGCCGACCAAGCTCACCAAGCCCATCTTTGGGCGGAGCGGGGCGTCATGTACCAAGGACTTTCGTTGGACGTGGACCGAATTCAAGCCTTTCGCCAACAAACGGTTGATCGGTTGACACAGGGAGTGCGGACCTTACTGGAAGGCCACCAAGTTCGGGTAATCGAAGGGGAAGCCCGCTTTTTAGGCCCGCATTTGGTGCGGGTGGTCTCGACCTATGAAAGCCAAAAGATTCAGTTTGAAAAGGCCATTATCGCGACCGGTTCACGGCCGCGAGCGTTGGCGGGGTTGCCGTTCGACGGTGTGCGAGTGGTCAGTTCCACCGAAGCTCTGGCTTTCTCCGAAGTACCGGAACACTTGGTGGTGGTCGGAGGGGGATATATCGGATTGGAACTGGGCACCGCCTGGCGGAAGCTCGGTAGCCAGGTGACGATTTTGGAAGCGACGCCCCATCTTCTGCCGGGTTTCGATCGGGAACTGGTGCGACCGATTGAACGCCGGTTAGCTCAATTGGGTGTGCGGGTGATGACGAACGCCCGGGTAGAAACCGCACGATCAACGGACGATAACGTGGTCCTGACGGTGACGAGAAACGACGGTTCGGAGGTTCTCGAGGCCGACCGGGTCTTGGTTACCGTAGGTCGCGTTCCCAATACCGATGGGTTGGGACTTTCCGAGGCGGGGATTACGCTAGATGGGGGCGGGTTTATCCCGGTCAACGAGCGGATGGCGACCAAAGTCCCCCATCTTTACGCCATCGGGGATGTAACCCCGGGGCCGATGTTAGCCCATAAAGCCAGTCATCAAGGGTTGGTGGCGGCCGAAGCGATTGCCGGTCTGGCGAGCGCCTTTGATGTGACGGCGATCCCCTCGGTGATTTTTACCGACCCGGAAATTGCTTCTGTCGGCTTAACGGCGGATGAGGCGAAGTCGCAAGGCTACGATCCGGTGGTCGGTCGCTTCCCGTTGGCGGCCAACGGGCGGGCCTTAACCCTTCAGGAAACCGACGGACAGGCCGTGGTCATCGCCGATCGCGAAACAGGCCTCTTGTTGGGCTTTCATTGGGTAGGCAGTCAAGCGTCGTCGGTGATTGCGGAAGGAACGTTGGCTCTGGAAATGGGGGCCACGCTGGAGGACTTGGCGCTGACCGTCCATGCACACCCCACATTGTCGGAAGCTTGGATGGAGGCGGCCATGGTTGCATTGGATCGGCCCGTCCATGTATTACGCAGACCGCGTAGCTGA